One window from the genome of Mucilaginibacter ginsenosidivorans encodes:
- the murC gene encoding UDP-N-acetylmuramate--L-alanine ligase produces the protein MELQNIKRVYLIGIGGIGMSGLARYFAHLGCIVCGYDRTSTDLTRELHNEGIRIIYDDREDWIPMSFQTPDACTLVIYTPAIPRFSEIFNYFRDRGFTLYKRSQVLGMISKSKFTIAVAGTHGKTTTSCMIAHILKYSGTDCSAFLGGISSNYNTNVLFGKNDIVVVEADEYDRSFLTLYPDIAVITSMDADHLDIYGNHSQLTESFRQFASQIKANGTLIFHEDLPLMSGITYSANGPADVKAQYIRVEDGDFYFDFKNSDTVINNIKLGIAGVHNIENATAAIEVALKLSIHPDLIKGALESFKGVKRRFEYIVKSKEHIYIDDYAHHPEELRAAITSVKRLYPHKKLTTIFQPHLFTRTRDFADGFAEVLDMSDELLMLDIYPARELPIEGVSADMILDRMKMLNKRKCGKQEVVELVRIEKPELLLTVGAGDIDQLVQPLKNILENV, from the coding sequence ATGGAACTGCAAAACATAAAAAGAGTATACTTGATAGGCATAGGCGGCATAGGCATGAGCGGCCTTGCCCGCTACTTTGCCCATTTGGGATGCATTGTTTGTGGTTACGACAGGACATCCACCGATCTGACAAGGGAGCTGCATAACGAAGGTATTCGCATTATTTATGATGATCGCGAAGATTGGATACCGATGAGTTTCCAAACCCCCGACGCCTGCACGCTTGTGATCTACACTCCGGCCATACCGCGCTTTTCTGAAATATTCAATTATTTCCGCGACCGCGGGTTTACCTTATATAAGCGGTCACAGGTGTTGGGCATGATCAGCAAAAGCAAATTTACCATTGCGGTTGCCGGCACGCATGGTAAAACCACCACCTCATGCATGATAGCCCATATCCTGAAATATTCGGGCACCGATTGCTCGGCCTTCCTGGGGGGGATTTCGTCCAATTACAATACCAATGTACTTTTTGGCAAAAACGACATTGTAGTGGTTGAGGCTGACGAGTACGACCGTTCGTTCCTGACCCTGTACCCCGATATAGCTGTCATCACATCGATGGATGCCGACCATTTAGATATTTATGGCAACCATAGTCAGCTTACGGAGTCTTTCAGGCAATTTGCATCGCAGATAAAAGCAAACGGAACCTTGATATTTCACGAGGACCTGCCCCTGATGAGCGGTATCACTTACAGTGCGAACGGCCCGGCCGATGTGAAGGCACAATATATCCGTGTAGAAGACGGTGATTTTTACTTTGATTTTAAGAACAGCGATACCGTTATCAATAATATTAAATTGGGTATCGCCGGTGTGCACAATATAGAAAATGCGACGGCGGCTATCGAGGTGGCGCTTAAACTGAGCATCCACCCTGACCTGATAAAAGGCGCCCTGGAATCGTTCAAAGGCGTAAAGCGCCGCTTTGAGTATATTGTAAAGTCAAAGGAGCATATCTACATAGATGATTATGCCCACCACCCGGAGGAATTGCGTGCGGCTATTACTTCGGTAAAAAGGTTGTACCCGCACAAAAAACTAACAACAATTTTTCAACCCCATTTATTTACCCGTACCCGCGATTTTGCCGATGGCTTTGCCGAGGTGCTGGATATGAGCGACGAACTGCTGATGCTGGATATTTACCCGGCGCGGGAGCTTCCTATTGAAGGGGTTAGCGCGGATATGATACTGGACAGGATGAAAATGTTGAATAAACGCAAATGTGGAAAACAAGAAGTTGTTGAGCTTGTGCGAATTGAAAAACCTGAGTTACTTTTAACAGTGGGCGCAGGCGATATCGACCAGTTGGTTCAACCCTTAAAAAACATATTGGAAAATGTTTAA
- a CDS encoding cell division protein FtsQ/DivIB: MFKKRIWRHILIGSAWVITLGGLVVLMSFIEFKKAGVVCKDVKVYIPGNQYFIDREEVDNILKIHRHKLVGRKMDEIDIHDLEEKLKANPFIESAMVYADMDGVIRVKISQRQPVVRVMNQFDQNFYIDQNGLKIPLSDNFTARVIAANGYIDEIFGKKVDTLHTDIARQILKAANFISRDSLWSAQVAQIYVNQNHEIELIPRVGTNRIMLGNADSLESKFANLYTFYKKAIPQVGWDRYKTINIKYANEVVGVKSDNFKKDSLKAVARADSMKLKQDTSQIVN, from the coding sequence ATGTTTAAGAAACGCATCTGGCGGCATATTTTAATTGGGTCGGCCTGGGTTATTACCCTGGGCGGATTGGTTGTGCTGATGAGTTTCATCGAGTTTAAAAAGGCGGGAGTGGTTTGTAAGGATGTAAAGGTTTATATCCCCGGCAATCAATATTTCATCGACAGGGAAGAGGTAGATAATATCCTGAAGATACACCGTCATAAACTGGTAGGTCGAAAGATGGATGAGATCGATATCCACGATCTTGAAGAAAAGCTGAAGGCAAACCCCTTTATCGAGTCAGCAATGGTTTACGCGGATATGGATGGGGTGATAAGGGTTAAAATAAGTCAGCGCCAGCCGGTGGTAAGGGTAATGAACCAGTTCGACCAAAACTTTTATATCGATCAGAACGGGCTCAAAATACCCTTGTCGGATAATTTTACCGCGCGGGTAATAGCGGCCAATGGTTATATCGACGAGATATTCGGCAAAAAGGTAGATACACTGCATACCGATATTGCCAGGCAGATATTAAAGGCGGCAAACTTTATCAGCCGCGATTCGCTTTGGAGCGCGCAGGTGGCGCAGATATACGTGAACCAAAACCACGAGATCGAACTGATACCCCGGGTAGGCACCAACCGCATTATGCTCGGTAATGCCGACTCGCTGGAAAGCAAGTTCGCTAACCTGTATACATTCTACAAAAAAGCCATACCGCAGGTAGGCTGGGACAGGTATAAAACTATCAACATCAAGTACGCCAACGAGGTAGTAGGTGTTAAGAGCGACAATTTTAAAAAGGATTCGCTGAAGGCTGTTGCCCGCGCCGATTCAATGAAACTTAAACAAGACACATCACAAATAGTAAATTAA
- the ftsA gene encoding cell division protein FtsA, producing MDKSSTQEKSSPIVVGLDIGTTKICAIVGRRSKNGKIEVLGIGKAESAGVTRGMVSNIDKTVQGIIQAVDVAGTQSNVEIRVVNVGIAGQHIKSLQHRGLITRRDLQSEISRKDIDKLVEDMYNLVMPPGEEIIHVLPQEFTVDNEPGIKDPIGMAGVRLEANFHIISGQVTAIKNIVKCVNKAELESQELILEPLASSESVLSDEEKEAGVVLVDIGGGTTDVAIFHEGIIRHTAVIPFGGNSVTEDIREGCSVMRNIAEQLKVRFGSALAEENKENEIVCVPGLRGREPKEISVKNLAYVIQARMEEIVEHVYYEIKSSGYEKKLIAGIVITGGGAQLKHLPQLVEYVTGLDCRVGYPNEHLAKNEVLPKPVYEELQSPTFATGIGLLIKGIQKMEYNEVPVNTTVKTEKAKYSEDKRFGLFGKLLETGKKFIKDDIKDEDFLK from the coding sequence ATGGACAAGAGTTCGACACAAGAGAAAAGTTCGCCAATTGTAGTTGGATTGGACATTGGTACCACCAAAATATGCGCCATCGTCGGTCGCCGCAGTAAAAACGGCAAGATCGAGGTACTGGGTATCGGCAAGGCCGAATCAGCCGGGGTAACCCGCGGTATGGTATCGAATATCGACAAAACCGTGCAGGGTATTATCCAGGCGGTTGATGTCGCGGGTACGCAATCCAATGTCGAGATAAGGGTGGTGAACGTGGGTATTGCCGGGCAGCACATCAAAAGTTTGCAGCACCGGGGTTTAATAACCCGGCGCGACCTGCAGTCGGAGATAAGCCGCAAGGATATAGATAAGCTGGTGGAAGATATGTACAACCTGGTAATGCCGCCGGGCGAAGAAATAATCCACGTGTTGCCACAGGAATTTACCGTCGACAACGAGCCGGGTATCAAAGATCCGATAGGCATGGCAGGGGTGAGGCTGGAAGCGAACTTCCACATCATATCCGGCCAGGTAACGGCTATCAAAAATATTGTGAAATGTGTCAATAAAGCCGAACTGGAGAGCCAGGAACTGATACTGGAACCATTGGCGTCTTCTGAATCGGTATTGAGTGACGAGGAAAAAGAAGCCGGGGTGGTATTGGTGGATATAGGCGGCGGTACTACAGACGTCGCTATTTTCCACGAAGGTATCATTCGCCATACTGCGGTTATTCCTTTCGGCGGTAATAGTGTTACCGAAGATATCCGCGAGGGCTGTTCGGTAATGCGCAACATCGCAGAGCAACTGAAGGTAAGGTTCGGTTCGGCCCTGGCTGAAGAAAATAAAGAGAATGAGATAGTTTGTGTGCCCGGTTTACGCGGCCGCGAGCCAAAGGAAATATCGGTTAAAAACCTGGCTTACGTGATACAGGCCAGGATGGAAGAGATAGTAGAGCATGTGTACTACGAGATCAAATCATCCGGCTACGAGAAAAAGCTGATCGCAGGCATCGTAATAACCGGGGGTGGGGCCCAATTGAAGCATTTGCCGCAGCTGGTGGAGTACGTAACCGGGCTGGATTGCCGCGTCGGTTACCCTAACGAGCACCTGGCCAAGAACGAGGTTTTACCGAAACCGGTTTATGAGGAATTACAGAGCCCGACCTTTGCTACCGGTATCGGTTTGTTGATAAAGGGGATCCAGAAAATGGAGTATAACGAGGTGCCGGTGAACACCACGGTGAAGACAGAAAAGGCTAAATATAGCGAGGATAAGCGCTTTGGTTTGTTCGGCAAATTGCTGGAAACAGGCAAGAAATTTATCAAGGACGACATCAAGGATGAAGATTTCTTGAAGTAA
- the ftsZ gene encoding cell division protein FtsZ — MQFEMLKEKSSIIKVIGVGGGGGNAVNHMYKQGITGVDFIICNTDAQALELSPIPNKVQLGASLTEGMGAGSIPEVGKNSAIENIDDIKLMLGSNTKMLFITAGMGGGTGTGASPIIAKAAREMDILTVGIITTPFSFEGKRRKMQAEEGLEELKKYVDSFLVISNDRLRQVFGNLTLGSAFAQADNILTTAAKGIAEIITLPGYINVDFKDVRTVMKDSGVAIMGSASAEGDNRALKAVEGALLSPLLKDNEIEGARYILLNISSGEQEVTMDEVSVITDFIQEEAGLAADLIWGNCRDEALGEKLSVTIIATGFQTKDEREKEQINKKVVTHLVPENNNLVKPVVNEFINHVKPVETAVNEPYMKAKEEPQKQTGLFDLFGAKEETADTEAVRYNLAEEPAPAEPEAMEEMTFKITDSVMQFEPVKETFPEPEPEPEPVVGADDHKTDESIEEQLRKSRERIMRLKDLSMKLRNGNIQELENVPAYKRKEIALQQTPPSDESQVSRFSLLQDEEGNIEIKNNNSFLHDNVD; from the coding sequence ATGCAGTTTGAGATGTTAAAAGAAAAGTCGTCCATCATCAAAGTAATTGGTGTTGGCGGCGGCGGTGGCAACGCGGTAAACCACATGTACAAGCAAGGTATCACAGGTGTTGATTTCATCATTTGTAATACTGATGCACAGGCTTTGGAGTTGAGCCCGATCCCTAATAAAGTACAGTTGGGCGCCAGTTTAACCGAAGGGATGGGAGCAGGTTCGATACCCGAAGTGGGTAAAAATTCGGCTATTGAAAATATCGACGATATTAAATTGATGCTGGGTTCCAACACCAAGATGCTGTTCATAACGGCAGGTATGGGTGGTGGCACCGGCACCGGCGCAAGCCCTATCATAGCCAAAGCCGCCCGGGAGATGGATATCCTGACGGTGGGTATTATCACAACGCCGTTCTCATTCGAAGGAAAGCGTCGTAAAATGCAGGCTGAGGAAGGTTTGGAAGAATTGAAAAAGTATGTCGATTCATTCCTGGTAATTTCAAACGACAGGCTTCGCCAGGTATTTGGTAACCTAACGCTGGGTTCGGCATTTGCACAGGCTGATAATATATTGACAACAGCAGCCAAAGGCATCGCTGAGATCATCACCTTACCCGGCTATATCAACGTCGACTTTAAGGATGTGCGTACGGTGATGAAGGACAGCGGCGTAGCCATTATGGGCAGCGCATCTGCCGAAGGCGATAACCGCGCACTGAAAGCGGTAGAGGGTGCCTTATTGTCGCCGCTATTGAAAGATAACGAAATTGAAGGTGCGAGATATATCCTATTGAACATCAGTTCGGGCGAGCAGGAAGTGACGATGGATGAAGTGAGCGTGATCACCGATTTTATACAGGAAGAAGCCGGCCTGGCAGCCGACCTGATCTGGGGTAACTGCCGCGACGAGGCTTTGGGCGAAAAACTTTCGGTAACTATCATTGCTACCGGTTTCCAAACCAAAGATGAACGTGAAAAAGAGCAGATCAACAAGAAGGTAGTAACTCACCTGGTGCCCGAAAACAATAACCTGGTAAAACCTGTGGTTAACGAATTTATAAACCACGTAAAACCTGTTGAGACGGCCGTAAACGAGCCTTATATGAAGGCCAAAGAGGAGCCACAAAAGCAAACCGGGTTATTCGACCTGTTTGGCGCTAAAGAGGAAACAGCCGATACAGAAGCCGTTAGATATAACCTGGCTGAAGAGCCTGCCCCTGCCGAACCCGAAGCGATGGAGGAGATGACCTTTAAGATCACCGACTCGGTTATGCAGTTTGAGCCCGTGAAGGAAACCTTTCCCGAGCCGGAACCCGAACCGGAGCCGGTAGTTGGCGCGGACGATCATAAAACCGACGAGTCGATAGAAGAGCAGCTGCGCAAATCGCGCGAGCGTATTATGCGGTTGAAAGATCTGAGCATGAAACTGCGTAACGGTAATATACAGGAACTGGAGAATGTACCGGCTTACAAACGCAAGGAAATAGCCCTGCAGCAAACGCCACCGTCTGACGAGAGCCAGGTATCAAGGTTTTCGCTTTTGCAGGACGAAGAAGGGAATATAGAGATCAAAAATAATAACTCATTCCTGCATGATAATGTCGACTGA
- a CDS encoding aminotransferase class I/II-fold pyridoxal phosphate-dependent enzyme — MDLFDKISKTMGGPLGQHQKWSHGYFSYPKLEGEIGPHMQFNGKEHLVWSLNNYLGLANHPEVREADAKAAADYGLAYPMGARMMSGNSIHHEELENDLAAFVGKEDAYLLNYGYQGMVSIIDSLVDRNDVIVYDAESHACIIDGLRMHMGKRFVYQHNDMESCEKQLERATKWAEQTDGGILLITEGVFGMSGAQGKLKEVVELKKKFNFRILVDDAHGFGTMGKTGAGTHEEQDCVDGIDVYFGTFAKSMAGIGAFVAGDKEVIGYLRYNMRSQIFAKALPMPMVLGLKKRFELLKSKPELREKLWEITNALQAGLRERGFNLGVTNTMVTPVFLEGDLYEATALTRDFREHYGIFCSIVIYPVIPKGLILLRLIPTAAHSMEDVQRTLDAYSEMGEKLKAGYYKENKMEVV, encoded by the coding sequence TTGGATCTGTTTGACAAGATATCGAAAACAATGGGCGGGCCGCTTGGTCAGCATCAAAAGTGGTCGCACGGGTATTTTTCGTACCCTAAGCTGGAGGGTGAAATTGGTCCCCATATGCAATTTAACGGCAAAGAACACCTGGTTTGGAGCCTGAACAATTACCTGGGGCTGGCTAACCATCCGGAAGTTCGCGAAGCTGATGCAAAAGCAGCTGCCGACTATGGCTTGGCTTACCCGATGGGCGCGCGTATGATGTCGGGCAATTCAATACACCATGAGGAACTGGAGAACGATCTGGCTGCTTTTGTCGGCAAGGAGGACGCTTACCTGCTTAACTATGGTTACCAGGGTATGGTGTCGATCATCGATTCATTGGTGGACCGTAACGATGTTATTGTTTATGATGCCGAGTCGCACGCTTGTATCATAGATGGTTTGCGCATGCACATGGGCAAACGCTTTGTATACCAGCATAACGATATGGAAAGCTGCGAAAAACAGCTGGAGCGTGCTACCAAATGGGCTGAGCAAACCGATGGCGGCATATTGCTGATAACCGAAGGTGTTTTCGGTATGTCGGGTGCGCAGGGAAAATTGAAGGAAGTTGTTGAGCTGAAAAAGAAATTCAATTTCAGGATATTGGTAGACGATGCCCACGGTTTCGGTACTATGGGGAAAACAGGCGCTGGCACGCACGAGGAGCAGGATTGTGTTGATGGTATAGACGTTTATTTCGGCACCTTTGCCAAGTCGATGGCTGGGATAGGCGCTTTTGTTGCCGGCGATAAAGAAGTGATCGGTTACCTGCGTTACAATATGCGCTCGCAAATATTTGCCAAAGCATTACCTATGCCAATGGTATTGGGCCTTAAAAAACGTTTCGAGCTATTAAAATCGAAACCTGAACTGCGCGAGAAGCTTTGGGAAATAACCAATGCGCTGCAGGCCGGTCTAAGGGAACGCGGTTTTAACCTGGGCGTTACCAATACTATGGTTACCCCGGTATTTTTGGAAGGCGACCTGTATGAGGCAACCGCCTTAACCCGCGATTTCCGCGAACATTACGGGATATTCTGTTCTATCGTTATCTACCCGGTTATTCCTAAAGGACTGATCCTGCTCAGGTTAATACCTACCGCCGCCCATAGCATGGAAGATGTTCAGCGGACGCTGGATGCTTACAGTGAAATGGGTGAGAAATTAAAGGCCGGTTATTATAAAGAAAATAAAATGGAGGTAGTGTAA
- a CDS encoding glycoside hydrolase family 125 protein: MLNRRDFIKLNGVTAAGMGIGLKPNWFDFQQLESKRISPNLRRFTSTAVENTITRIKAEIRDPQIAWLFENCYPNTLDTTVKFKDKDNKPDTFVITGDIDAMWLRDSSAQVWPYLPLIKGDAELRKLILGVLNRQSKCIQIDPYANAFNEKATGSEWDKDNTDMKPELHERKWEVDSLCYPVRLAYNYWKISGDSGFFDAEWQNAGKLILHTFKTQQRKKNHGPYHFQRRTEVASDTVPNGGYGNPVRPVGLICSMFRPSDDATIFPFLVPSNYFAVLSLKQLAEMFETIAHDHVTAKECRALATEVYTALQKYAIGHHAVYGNILAYEVDGFGNQLFMDDANVPSLLAMPYLGAMKVSDPLYQSTRKFVLSAANPYFFRGKAAEGIGGPHVGMGYIWPMSIIIRAITSTSEAEIITCLKWLKNTNADTGFMHESFNKDNPADFTRKWFAWANTLFGELIIKIHQNHPQILKQVI, encoded by the coding sequence ATGCTGAACCGTCGCGACTTTATAAAATTAAATGGCGTTACCGCCGCCGGAATGGGAATTGGACTGAAACCAAACTGGTTCGATTTTCAACAATTGGAAAGTAAGCGCATCAGTCCGAATTTGCGCCGGTTTACCAGTACGGCGGTCGAAAATACTATCACCCGTATTAAAGCTGAGATCCGCGACCCTCAAATAGCCTGGCTGTTCGAGAATTGCTATCCTAACACGCTGGATACTACCGTTAAATTTAAAGATAAGGACAACAAACCCGATACCTTTGTGATAACCGGCGATATAGACGCGATGTGGTTGCGCGATTCATCGGCGCAGGTTTGGCCGTATTTGCCGCTCATCAAAGGCGACGCGGAGCTAAGGAAGCTGATACTGGGGGTGCTTAACCGCCAGAGTAAATGTATACAGATAGATCCCTACGCCAATGCCTTTAACGAAAAGGCCACCGGCAGCGAATGGGATAAGGACAACACGGATATGAAGCCCGAACTGCACGAGCGCAAGTGGGAGGTCGACTCGCTTTGCTATCCCGTGCGCCTTGCTTATAATTACTGGAAAATTAGCGGCGACAGCGGTTTTTTTGATGCCGAATGGCAAAATGCCGGAAAATTAATATTGCATACCTTTAAAACCCAGCAACGCAAAAAGAACCATGGGCCCTATCACTTTCAACGCCGGACCGAAGTGGCCAGCGATACCGTGCCGAACGGTGGGTATGGCAATCCGGTAAGGCCCGTTGGCTTGATCTGCTCCATGTTCAGGCCGTCGGACGATGCGACTATTTTCCCGTTCCTGGTGCCATCCAATTATTTCGCCGTATTGAGCCTGAAACAGCTGGCCGAAATGTTTGAGACCATCGCCCACGACCATGTTACGGCAAAAGAATGCCGCGCACTGGCAACCGAGGTTTATACCGCCCTGCAAAAATATGCTATAGGCCACCACGCCGTTTATGGTAATATATTGGCTTACGAAGTTGACGGTTTTGGCAACCAGCTGTTTATGGATGACGCCAATGTACCGAGTTTACTGGCCATGCCTTACCTGGGTGCTATGAAGGTGAGCGATCCGCTTTATCAAAGCACACGTAAATTTGTACTGAGCGCGGCTAATCCATATTTCTTCAGGGGCAAAGCCGCCGAAGGTATTGGCGGCCCCCATGTGGGCATGGGTTACATCTGGCCAATGAGTATTATTATCCGTGCCATCACCTCCACAAGCGAGGCCGAGATAATAACCTGCCTTAAATGGCTGAAAAATACCAATGCTGACACCGGTTTTATGCACGAATCGTTCAATAAAGACAATCCGGCCGACTTTACACGCAAGTGGTTTGCCTGGGCAAATACGCTTTTTGGCGAATTGATCATCAAAATTCACCAAAATCACCCTCAAATATTAAAACAGGTTATATAA
- a CDS encoding histone H1 codes for MKKFTDVKNLVASLEADADKFYNKGNSAAGTRVRKGMQDLKNLAQAIRLEIQESKNKA; via the coding sequence ATGAAAAAATTTACTGATGTAAAAAACCTTGTTGCGTCTTTAGAAGCTGATGCTGACAAATTCTACAACAAAGGAAACAGCGCGGCCGGAACTCGTGTTCGTAAAGGCATGCAAGATCTTAAAAACTTAGCTCAAGCGATCCGCCTGGAAATTCAGGAATCAAAAAACAAAGCATAA
- the dapA gene encoding 4-hydroxy-tetrahydrodipicolinate synthase, which yields MNKFYGTGVAMVTPFQTDGQVDYNALRDLINYLIDGGVEYLVSLGTTGESVTLSKDEKKKVWAFTAEVNNGRVPLVAGIGGNNTFDVVNEVKSFDTAGYDAILSASPNYNKPTQEGIYQHYKAIAEASPLPIILYNVPSRTGSNMSAETTVRLACDFKNIIAMKEASGNFDQLNQIMRDKPSDFLLISGDDPISLPMIALGGAGVISVVGNALPRQFSDMIRLCLKGDFKSAQKGHSSVIDFTRMMFAEGSPAGVKTALKALGVCGDIVRLPLVQVSSALADKIVKETQKLAK from the coding sequence ATGAACAAATTTTACGGCACCGGCGTAGCTATGGTAACACCTTTCCAAACAGATGGACAGGTTGATTACAATGCGCTGCGCGATCTCATCAATTATTTAATAGACGGCGGGGTTGAATACCTCGTTTCCCTTGGTACAACCGGCGAAAGCGTTACATTAAGTAAAGATGAGAAAAAGAAGGTGTGGGCCTTTACCGCCGAAGTTAACAATGGCCGCGTCCCGCTGGTTGCGGGTATAGGTGGGAATAATACCTTTGATGTTGTAAACGAAGTAAAAAGTTTCGATACAGCAGGTTACGATGCCATCCTGTCGGCCAGCCCGAACTATAACAAACCTACGCAGGAAGGCATTTACCAGCATTATAAAGCGATAGCCGAAGCATCTCCCCTGCCAATTATTCTATATAACGTACCGAGCCGTACCGGAAGCAACATGTCGGCTGAAACGACGGTGAGGCTTGCCTGTGATTTTAAAAATATCATAGCCATGAAGGAAGCATCGGGTAATTTCGACCAGCTGAACCAGATCATGCGCGACAAGCCGTCAGATTTCCTGCTGATATCCGGCGACGATCCGATCAGTTTACCCATGATCGCATTGGGCGGCGCCGGTGTCATTTCGGTAGTTGGCAACGCATTGCCGCGCCAGTTTTCGGATATGATAAGGCTGTGTTTAAAGGGTGATTTTAAATCAGCCCAAAAAGGGCATTCCTCCGTAATAGATTTTACCCGTATGATGTTTGCCGAAGGCAGCCCAGCGGGTGTAAAAACTGCGTTAAAGGCCCTTGGTGTTTGTGGCGACATCGTACGCCTACCCCTGGTGCAGGTAAGCAGCGCGCTTGCTGACAAGATCGTAAAAGAAACCCAAAAATTAGCCAAATAA
- a CDS encoding Gfo/Idh/MocA family protein — MKKELTQNGNGLPPSGEEKSENGASHIDRRKFIKTAATGALAFSIVPRYVLGGNGYVAPSDKLTLAYVGCGTQGFRELLPLLAVNDVQVVAVCDPNKDAVGYRDWSPNGLKSEIRNAIGKPDWNPGGDNTIPGGRDNGKDIVDTYYSNKRGGDNFKGCNAYADYRELLEKEKDVDAVKIMTPDHLHGLFAIAALKRNKHVLMHKPVSNRLLEGKTVIELARQKPNIVTHLVPWDSNGSMDQVMEWINGGKIGKLKEVHNWTNRPVWPQFPTLPTETVPVPDGLNWDLWLGPEADRAYSPEYTNMFFRGWYDFGGGSMADMGHYSLWTVFNALQLTSPEVIEPNLTHFVTMSGVVPHQVRNDFSFPMGSSVRFKYPKNGDRPAVDLVWYDGGIRPALPDELIANNEELPAEGMMFVGEKGKILSGFNIQNPRLFSKKKKPVSAPTQAINSYAQNKMVDALTLFATNCKAGTQYPGSFPEAEGLTEAVNFYAASLRSAHLLKYDATARQITNIPDANKYLKRDYRTGWDPATI, encoded by the coding sequence ATGAAAAAAGAGCTTACTCAAAATGGTAATGGTCTGCCGCCTTCCGGCGAAGAAAAATCTGAAAATGGCGCTTCGCATATCGATCGCCGGAAATTTATCAAAACTGCTGCAACAGGCGCGCTGGCTTTTAGTATTGTGCCGCGATATGTACTTGGCGGAAATGGCTATGTTGCGCCAAGTGATAAATTAACGCTTGCTTATGTCGGCTGCGGTACGCAGGGATTCAGGGAGTTGCTGCCTTTGCTGGCTGTTAACGATGTGCAGGTAGTGGCCGTTTGCGACCCTAATAAAGATGCGGTAGGGTACCGGGACTGGTCGCCGAACGGATTGAAGAGCGAGATAAGGAACGCCATTGGCAAACCCGACTGGAATCCGGGCGGCGATAACACTATCCCCGGCGGGCGGGATAACGGGAAAGATATTGTTGATACCTATTACAGCAATAAGCGCGGCGGGGATAATTTTAAAGGCTGCAACGCTTATGCCGATTACCGCGAACTGCTTGAAAAGGAAAAAGACGTTGATGCGGTTAAGATAATGACACCCGACCACCTGCACGGGTTATTTGCTATTGCAGCCCTTAAGCGCAATAAGCACGTGCTGATGCATAAACCGGTTTCTAACAGGCTGCTGGAAGGGAAGACGGTGATAGAACTGGCACGCCAGAAACCCAATATTGTAACACACCTTGTTCCCTGGGATTCAAACGGCTCGATGGACCAGGTGATGGAGTGGATAAACGGGGGTAAGATAGGTAAGTTAAAGGAGGTGCATAACTGGACCAACCGCCCGGTATGGCCGCAGTTTCCGACGCTGCCAACGGAAACCGTGCCCGTACCCGACGGCCTGAACTGGGACCTGTGGCTTGGCCCTGAAGCTGACCGCGCCTATTCGCCCGAATATACCAACATGTTTTTCAGGGGGTGGTATGATTTCGGCGGAGGGTCGATGGCGGATATGGGACACTATAGCTTATGGACGGTATTTAATGCCTTGCAATTAACCTCGCCCGAAGTTATTGAACCAAATTTAACACATTTTGTAACCATGAGCGGCGTTGTTCCCCACCAGGTGCGCAACGATTTCTCGTTCCCGATGGGTAGTTCGGTGCGGTTCAAATACCCGAAAAATGGCGACCGGCCAGCTGTCGACCTGGTATGGTACGACGGCGGCATACGCCCCGCACTGCCCGACGAACTGATAGCCAATAACGAAGAGTTACCTGCAGAAGGGATGATGTTTGTGGGCGAAAAGGGCAAGATATTGTCCGGCTTCAACATCCAGAACCCCCGGCTTTTCTCGAAGAAGAAAAAACCGGTATCGGCGCCAACACAGGCCATCAATTCTTATGCGCAAAATAAAATGGTAGATGCTTTGACGTTGTTTGCTACCAATTGCAAAGCCGGTACCCAATATCCCGGCAGTTTCCCCGAAGCTGAGGGCCTTACCGAAGCAGTTAACTTTTATGCAGCTTCGCTGCGTTCGGCCCATTTGCTTAAATACGATGCAACCGCCAGGCAGATAACCAATATACCTGACGCCAATAAATATTTGAAACGCGATTACAGAACCGGCTGGGACCCTGCGACTATTTAG